The following coding sequences are from one Nilaparvata lugens isolate BPH chromosome 6, ASM1435652v1, whole genome shotgun sequence window:
- the LOC120351877 gene encoding 52 kDa repressor of the inhibitor of the protein kinase-like has translation MQAQEIARKLDVELKIPRLCGRQTQRSNHPSATTEEYFRLTVYVPVLDNIIQDLKTRFTSDVLNVFHLPLLLPEGIVNTSVQDMQKSIDPIMNRFGSIMKDNRDLSSLKLNAEMAHWRNKWQRNNKEGLPLPTNALNVLRECEKDIYPMIHFLLRVLCTLPVSNASSERSFSTLRLLKTWLRSTMSENRLVGLALLYIHPDIVIDPEKIVERFAKSGTHRIIL, from the coding sequence ATGCAAGCCCAAGAAATCGCCAGGAAATTGGACGTTGAACTGAAAATCCCAAGATTATGTGGGCGTCAAACTCAACGGTCCAATCATCCATCAGCAACAACAGAAGAGTACTTTAGACTCACTGTGTATGTTCCAGTACTGGATAATATAATTCAGGATCTAAAGACAAGATTCACATCTGATGTCCTTAACGTATTCCACCTCCCCCTACTGCTTCCAGAGGGAATTGTAAATACTAGTGTGCAAGATATGCAAaaatcaattgatcctattatGAATAGATTTGGTTCAATAATGAAAGATAATCGTGACCTGTCTTCCCTGAAGCTTAATGCAGAAATGGCTCATTGGAGAAACAAATGGCAGAGAAATAATAAGGAAGGGTTGCCATTACCAACAAACGCTTTGAATGTCTTGAGAGAATGCGAAAAAGACATCTACCCAATGATCCATTTTCTATTGAGAGTTTTGTGTACTTTACCTGTAAGTAACGCAAGCTCAGAAAGATCTTTCTCAACTCTGCGACTCTTAAAAACTTGGTTGAGGAGTACAATGTCGGAGAACCGTCTAGTAGGATTGGCCCTACTTTACATTCACCCGGATATAGTTATAGATCCTGAAAAAATTGTTGAGAGGTTTGCCAAATCAGGGACCcatagaataattttataa
- the LOC120351875 gene encoding uncharacterized protein LOC120351875 has translation MAQRSNQSLISAFFGQAAKKRRTDQEERIAVDATEPATDSPSFADDTVEPHQASDDKTLENIAQCSSASATSNPDAELHHLQHDSYTTSSTESMRSDACPNSSLNDIGHYIGKTIDEHTKMKLLEQPWVPPENYSFPHSKRSVSGKSIKNFLRPSHLQAHKDWLVLSDVKQGLFCKYCPWFTNRNEGGYCKNVALKTLVTEPLRNFKKLTGSDGHLEVHCNTQYHKDAVTAGKNFLRVYHCPKMEVNNLINEERLSQSQKNRQKLLSIVKTVILLGRQNIPMRGHRDIGHSI, from the coding sequence GCTCAACGATCCAACCAAAGTCTGATTTCTGCCTTCTTTGGTCAGGCTGCGAAGAAACGCAGAACCGATCAGGAAGAGAGGATTGCTGTAGATGCTACCGAGCCCGCTACTGATTCTCCATCGTTTGCAGATGATACAGTCGAACCTCATCAGGCAAGTGATGACAAAACTTTAGAGAATATTGCTCAGTGCTCATCGGCATCAGCAACTAGTAATCCAGATGCTGAACTCCACCACTTGCAGCACGACTCTTACACCACATCATCTACGGAATCAATGAGGTCAGATGCATGCCCTAATTCCTCATTAAATGACATTGGACATTATATTGGTAAAACCATCGATGAACATActaaaatgaaattattggagCAACCGTGGGTCCCACCAGAAAATTACTCTTTTCCTCACTCAAAACGATCTGTATCaggaaaatcaataaaaaattttcttAGGCCAAGTCATTTACAGGCACATAAGGATTGGCTCGTACTTTCCGATGTAAAACAAGGGCTGTTCTGTAAATACTGTCCGTGGTTCACTAATCGTAATGAGGGGGGCTACTGCAAGAATGTTGCTCTAAAAACTCTTGTAACCGAACCTttgagaaatttcaaaaaattaacagGATCTGATGGACACTTGGAAGTCCACTGCAATACCCAATATCATAAAGATGCCGTGACAGCAGGGAAAAACTTTCTAAGAGTATACCACTGCCCGAAAATGGAAGTAAATAACCTCATCAATGAAGAACGGCTCTCTCAATCCCAGAAAAATCGTCAGAAACTTCTTTCTATAGTTAAAACTGTCATTTTGCTTGGTAGGCAGAATATTCCTATGAGGGGGCACAGAGACATTGGCCACTCAATTTAG